The Corylus avellana chromosome ca8, CavTom2PMs-1.0 genome has a segment encoding these proteins:
- the LOC132190493 gene encoding putative lipase ROG1 isoform X3 — translation MASVELEGASSEAVQQAEVDGGGGGGGGRGSKGNMKKTEKAPWKLGFACLRMEYDREGNFDMEVVDVDGAGVRRAPTHLVVMVNGLIGSAQNWKYAAKEFLKKYPGDVIAHCSECNPSMLTFDGVDVMGERLAEEVISVIKRHPGVQKISFIGHSLGGLVARYAIAKLYERDIMRDFSQGNGERRTNGSGDLCVDEKFQGKIAGLEPVNFITSATPHLGSRGHKQVPVFCGLYTLEKVASRTSWFLGRTGKHLFLTDDDNGKPPLLLRMANDCEDLKFMSALQSFKRRVAYANVQFDHLVGWSTSSLRRRDELPKRRDLSRNEKFPHIVSVKTAETSSTQQEGPLEAKVNGHKNIDFEGEKLLYQF, via the exons ATGGCCTCGGTGGAGTTGGAAGGGGCTTCTTCAGAAGCTGTACAGCAAGCGGAAGTtgatggaggaggaggaggaggaggaggaagagggtCGAAGGGCAACATGAAGAAGACCGAGAAGGCGCCCTGGAAGCTTGGATTTGCGTGTCTGAGAATGGAGTATGATAGGGAGGGGAATTTCGACATGGAGGTCGTTGACGTTGATGGTGCTGGAGTGCGTCGCGCTCCCACTCACCTTGTTGTAATGGTTAACGGTCTTATTGGCAG TGCTCAAAATTGGAAATATGCTGcaaaagagtttttgaaaaaGTATCCTGGAGATGTGATTGCTCACT GCAGTGAATGTAATCCTTCAATGTTGACATTCGATGGTGTTGATGTAATGGGAGAGAGATTAGCTGAAGAG gttATATCAGTTATAAAACGTCACCCAGGAGTTCAGAAGATTTCATTTATAGGACATTCGTTGGGTGGCTTGGTTGCAAGGTATGCTATTGCTAAGCTTTATGAACGAGATATCATGAGGGATTTTTCACAGGGAAATGGAGAGCGTAGGACTAATGGATCTGGAGATCTATGCGTGGACGAGAAATTCCAAGGAAAGATTGCCGGATTGGAGCCAGTGAATTTTATCACCTCCGCAACCCCACACCTTGGTTCAAGAGGGCATAAACAG GTCCCTGTGTTTTGTGGCTTATACACTCTGGAAAAAGTAGCATCTCGCACATCTTGGTTTCTTGGTCGAACCGGAAAACATCTATTTTTAACTGACGATGATAATGGAAAACCTCCCCTTCTTCTTCGGATGGCTAATGATTGTGAAGATCTTAAATTTAT GTCTGCTTTGCAGTCCTTCAAGCGTCGTGTCGCCTATGCAAATGTGCAATTTGACC ACCTTGTGGGATGGAGTACTTCATCTCTACGGCGTCGAGATGAGCTCCCAAAG CGTCGAGATCTTTCTAGAAATGAGAAATTCCCCCACATTGTAAGTGTGAAGACAGCAGAAACTTCCAGTACTCAACAGGAAGGACCCTTGGAGGCTAAAGTCAATGGACACAAGAATATCGACTTTGAAG GTGAAAAGCTATTGTATCAATTCTGA
- the LOC132190338 gene encoding RNA polymerase sigma factor sigC isoform X2, protein MIDDTQVPVKEDKCTSSTSLKVYRTAHFKLLMENTHVLEKTFVDSDNLGLERDILLQLGRLGAINLFNTCLSRTLKISNVLDLSDVPTEHVGEHKMKSEVDDHIGKVIVHSGKMKERKSRRERTLKNASEISFLSMPSKTIEKRFGKPTVSSVKRASRSRGRRLKVTRNEAEMSRGVRVVADLERIRRTLEEETGRVASLSCWAEAAGLDEKVLQQHLHYGWYCRDELIRSTRPLVLYLARNYRGQGIALEDLFQAGNLGILQGAERFDHTRGYRFSTYVQYWIRKSMSRMVAQHARGIQIPCTLSSTINKIQKARKALYRSHRKYPDDDEIAKHTGLSLAKIRSASKCFRVVGSIDQKMGEYMQYREVTPDMSIRSPEESVMRQHMRKDIHNLLKSLDSRERQVLFLRYGLEDYQPKSLADTGKLLQVTKEWIRKVEKKALTKLRDEDIRRDLSHFLDI, encoded by the exons ATGATTGATGATACCCAGGTGCCTGTTAAAGAGGACAAATGTACTTCCTCCACGAGCTTAAAGGTGTACAGGACAGCACATTTCAAGTTGTTAATGGAAAATACTCACGTTTTAGAGAAAACTTTTGTTGATTCAGACAACCTAGGGTTAGAAAGAGATATTCTTCTGCAGCTAGGGAGACTCGGAGCTATAAACTTATTCAATACCTGTCTATCAAGGACCCTTAAAATCTCAAATGTTTTGGATTTGTCTGATGTGCCTACTGAGCATGTTGGAGAGCACAAGATGAAAAGCGAAGTAGATGATCATATAGGAAAAGTTATTGTTCACTCtgggaaaatgaaagaaagaaaatcaagaagagAGAGAACATTGAAAAATGCCAGTGAAATTTCTTTTCTGTCAATGCCCTCAAAAACCATTGAGAAACGTTTTGGAAAGCCTACCGTTTCATCTGTAAAAAGAGCATCAAGGTCTAGAGGTAGAAGGCTAAAGGTTACCAGGAATGAGGCTGAAATGTCAAGGGGGGTTAGG GTGGTTGCGGACTTGGAGAGAATCAGAAGAACTTTGGAAGAGGAAACTGGGCGGGTAGCCAGCTTGAGTTGCTGGGCAGAAGCAGCTGGACTTGATGAAAAGGTGTTGCAGCAGCATTTGCATTATGGTTGGTATTGCAGGGATGAGCTTATACGGAGTACTCGCCCCTTAGTTCTATACCTTGCAAGAAACTACAGAGGTCAAGGAATAGCTTTGGAAGACTTATTTCAG GCCGGAAATCTGGGAATCCTCCAAGGTGCTGAAAGGTTTGACCATACCAGGGGTTACCGATTTTCAACCTATGTCCAGTACTGGATAAGGAAATCAATGTCAAGAATGGTAGCACAGCATGCTAGGGGAATCCAAATTCCT TGCACATTAAGCAGCACAATAAATAAGATACAGAAAGCTCGAAAAGCTCTTTACAGAAGCCACAGGAAATACCCAGATGATGATGAAATTGCAAAGCACACTGGTCTTTCTTTGGCTAAAATCAGATCGGCTAGTAAATGCTTCAGAGTTGTGGGTTCAATTGACCAGAAAATGGGAGAGTACATGCAATATAGG GAAGTTACTCCTGATATGTCAATAAGGAGCCCTGAAGAAAGTGTGATGAGGCAACACATGAGAAAAGACATCCACAATCTTTTGAAAAGCTTGGATTCAAGAGAGAGACAAGTGTTGTTCCTGAGGTATGGACTTGAGGACTACCAGCCCAAATCACTTGCGGATACGGGAAAGCTTCTCCAAGTCACCAAGGAGTGGATACGGAAGGTTGAGAAGAAAGCTCTGACAAAGCTTAGGGATGAAGATATCCGCAGAGATTTAAGCCATTTTTTGGATATCTAG
- the LOC132190338 gene encoding RNA polymerase sigma factor sigC isoform X1, translating to MGLGFRLNLKWRFPTQSHSLTNSPFRISSSSYVRGKEASFNLTRQSFVSVISDESEASYKDPLKAYMCSPAASKFSENDFSEMEDKKVPVKEDKCTSSTSLKVYRTAHFKLLMENTHVLEKTFVDSDNLGLERDILLQLGRLGAINLFNTCLSRTLKISNVLDLSDVPTEHVGEHKMKSEVDDHIGKVIVHSGKMKERKSRRERTLKNASEISFLSMPSKTIEKRFGKPTVSSVKRASRSRGRRLKVTRNEAEMSRGVRVVADLERIRRTLEEETGRVASLSCWAEAAGLDEKVLQQHLHYGWYCRDELIRSTRPLVLYLARNYRGQGIALEDLFQAGNLGILQGAERFDHTRGYRFSTYVQYWIRKSMSRMVAQHARGIQIPCTLSSTINKIQKARKALYRSHRKYPDDDEIAKHTGLSLAKIRSASKCFRVVGSIDQKMGEYMQYREVTPDMSIRSPEESVMRQHMRKDIHNLLKSLDSRERQVLFLRYGLEDYQPKSLADTGKLLQVTKEWIRKVEKKALTKLRDEDIRRDLSHFLDI from the exons ATGGGTCTCGGTTTCAGGCTAAATCTCAAGTGGCGTTTTCCGACTCAGTCCCATTCTCTCACCAATTCACCCTTCaggatttcttcttcttcttatg TTAGAGGCAAGGAGGCTTCTTTCAACTTGACAAGGCAGTCTTTCGTGTCTGTTATTTCTGATGAGAGTGAGGCTTCTTACAAAGATCCTCTGAAAGCATACATGTGTTCACCTGCTGCTTCAAAATTCTCGGAGAATGATTTTTCAGAAATGGAAGACAAGAAG GTGCCTGTTAAAGAGGACAAATGTACTTCCTCCACGAGCTTAAAGGTGTACAGGACAGCACATTTCAAGTTGTTAATGGAAAATACTCACGTTTTAGAGAAAACTTTTGTTGATTCAGACAACCTAGGGTTAGAAAGAGATATTCTTCTGCAGCTAGGGAGACTCGGAGCTATAAACTTATTCAATACCTGTCTATCAAGGACCCTTAAAATCTCAAATGTTTTGGATTTGTCTGATGTGCCTACTGAGCATGTTGGAGAGCACAAGATGAAAAGCGAAGTAGATGATCATATAGGAAAAGTTATTGTTCACTCtgggaaaatgaaagaaagaaaatcaagaagagAGAGAACATTGAAAAATGCCAGTGAAATTTCTTTTCTGTCAATGCCCTCAAAAACCATTGAGAAACGTTTTGGAAAGCCTACCGTTTCATCTGTAAAAAGAGCATCAAGGTCTAGAGGTAGAAGGCTAAAGGTTACCAGGAATGAGGCTGAAATGTCAAGGGGGGTTAGG GTGGTTGCGGACTTGGAGAGAATCAGAAGAACTTTGGAAGAGGAAACTGGGCGGGTAGCCAGCTTGAGTTGCTGGGCAGAAGCAGCTGGACTTGATGAAAAGGTGTTGCAGCAGCATTTGCATTATGGTTGGTATTGCAGGGATGAGCTTATACGGAGTACTCGCCCCTTAGTTCTATACCTTGCAAGAAACTACAGAGGTCAAGGAATAGCTTTGGAAGACTTATTTCAG GCCGGAAATCTGGGAATCCTCCAAGGTGCTGAAAGGTTTGACCATACCAGGGGTTACCGATTTTCAACCTATGTCCAGTACTGGATAAGGAAATCAATGTCAAGAATGGTAGCACAGCATGCTAGGGGAATCCAAATTCCT TGCACATTAAGCAGCACAATAAATAAGATACAGAAAGCTCGAAAAGCTCTTTACAGAAGCCACAGGAAATACCCAGATGATGATGAAATTGCAAAGCACACTGGTCTTTCTTTGGCTAAAATCAGATCGGCTAGTAAATGCTTCAGAGTTGTGGGTTCAATTGACCAGAAAATGGGAGAGTACATGCAATATAGG GAAGTTACTCCTGATATGTCAATAAGGAGCCCTGAAGAAAGTGTGATGAGGCAACACATGAGAAAAGACATCCACAATCTTTTGAAAAGCTTGGATTCAAGAGAGAGACAAGTGTTGTTCCTGAGGTATGGACTTGAGGACTACCAGCCCAAATCACTTGCGGATACGGGAAAGCTTCTCCAAGTCACCAAGGAGTGGATACGGAAGGTTGAGAAGAAAGCTCTGACAAAGCTTAGGGATGAAGATATCCGCAGAGATTTAAGCCATTTTTTGGATATCTAG
- the LOC132190493 gene encoding putative lipase ROG1 isoform X1 encodes MASVELEGASSEAVQQAEVDGGGGGGGGRGSKGNMKKTEKAPWKLGFACLRMEYDREGNFDMEVVDVDGAGVRRAPTHLVVMVNGLIGSAQNWKYAAKEFLKKYPGDVIAHCSECNPSMLTFDGVDVMGERLAEEVISVIKRHPGVQKISFIGHSLGGLVARYAIAKLYERDIMRDFSQGNGERRTNGSGDLCVDEKFQGKIAGLEPVNFITSATPHLGSRGHKQVPVFCGLYTLEKVASRTSWFLGRTGKHLFLTDDDNGKPPLLLRMANDCEDLKFMSALQSFKRRVAYANVQFDHLVGWSTSSLRRRDELPKRRDLSRNEKFPHIVSVKTAETSSTQQEGPLEAKVNGHKNIDFEEEMIRGLTKVSWERVDVSFSGSTQRYLAHTTIQVKSYCINSDGADVVQHMIDNFVL; translated from the exons ATGGCCTCGGTGGAGTTGGAAGGGGCTTCTTCAGAAGCTGTACAGCAAGCGGAAGTtgatggaggaggaggaggaggaggaggaagagggtCGAAGGGCAACATGAAGAAGACCGAGAAGGCGCCCTGGAAGCTTGGATTTGCGTGTCTGAGAATGGAGTATGATAGGGAGGGGAATTTCGACATGGAGGTCGTTGACGTTGATGGTGCTGGAGTGCGTCGCGCTCCCACTCACCTTGTTGTAATGGTTAACGGTCTTATTGGCAG TGCTCAAAATTGGAAATATGCTGcaaaagagtttttgaaaaaGTATCCTGGAGATGTGATTGCTCACT GCAGTGAATGTAATCCTTCAATGTTGACATTCGATGGTGTTGATGTAATGGGAGAGAGATTAGCTGAAGAG gttATATCAGTTATAAAACGTCACCCAGGAGTTCAGAAGATTTCATTTATAGGACATTCGTTGGGTGGCTTGGTTGCAAGGTATGCTATTGCTAAGCTTTATGAACGAGATATCATGAGGGATTTTTCACAGGGAAATGGAGAGCGTAGGACTAATGGATCTGGAGATCTATGCGTGGACGAGAAATTCCAAGGAAAGATTGCCGGATTGGAGCCAGTGAATTTTATCACCTCCGCAACCCCACACCTTGGTTCAAGAGGGCATAAACAG GTCCCTGTGTTTTGTGGCTTATACACTCTGGAAAAAGTAGCATCTCGCACATCTTGGTTTCTTGGTCGAACCGGAAAACATCTATTTTTAACTGACGATGATAATGGAAAACCTCCCCTTCTTCTTCGGATGGCTAATGATTGTGAAGATCTTAAATTTAT GTCTGCTTTGCAGTCCTTCAAGCGTCGTGTCGCCTATGCAAATGTGCAATTTGACC ACCTTGTGGGATGGAGTACTTCATCTCTACGGCGTCGAGATGAGCTCCCAAAG CGTCGAGATCTTTCTAGAAATGAGAAATTCCCCCACATTGTAAGTGTGAAGACAGCAGAAACTTCCAGTACTCAACAGGAAGGACCCTTGGAGGCTAAAGTCAATGGACACAAGAATATCGACTTTGAAG AGGAAATGATAAGAGGTTTAACAAAAGTGAGTTGGGAACGGGTTGACGTTAGCTTCAGTGGAAGTACACAAAGATATCTCGCACACACTACCATTCAG GTGAAAAGCTATTGTATCAATTCTGATGGGGCTGATGTGGTCCAACACATGATTGACAATTTTGTCTTATAA
- the LOC132190493 gene encoding putative lipase ROG1 isoform X2, which translates to MASVELEGASSEAVQQAEVDGGGGGGGGRGSKGNMKKTEKAPWKLGFACLRMEYDREGNFDMEVVDVDGAGVRRAPTHLVVMVNGLIGSAQNWKYAAKEFLKKYPGDVIAHCSECNPSMLTFDGVDVMGERLAEEVISVIKRHPGVQKISFIGHSLGGLVARYAIAKLYERDIMRDFSQGNGERRTNGSGDLCVDEKFQGKIAGLEPVNFITSATPHLGSRGHKQVPVFCGLYTLEKVASRTSWFLGRTGKHLFLTDDDNGKPPLLLRMANDCEDLKFMSALQSFKRRVAYANVQFDHLVGWSTSSLRRRDELPKRRDLSRNEKFPHIVSVKTAETSSTQQEGPLEAKVNGHKNIDFEGAIYSSGDKMNIFAAPRKIIHILHSSSNGRWT; encoded by the exons ATGGCCTCGGTGGAGTTGGAAGGGGCTTCTTCAGAAGCTGTACAGCAAGCGGAAGTtgatggaggaggaggaggaggaggaggaagagggtCGAAGGGCAACATGAAGAAGACCGAGAAGGCGCCCTGGAAGCTTGGATTTGCGTGTCTGAGAATGGAGTATGATAGGGAGGGGAATTTCGACATGGAGGTCGTTGACGTTGATGGTGCTGGAGTGCGTCGCGCTCCCACTCACCTTGTTGTAATGGTTAACGGTCTTATTGGCAG TGCTCAAAATTGGAAATATGCTGcaaaagagtttttgaaaaaGTATCCTGGAGATGTGATTGCTCACT GCAGTGAATGTAATCCTTCAATGTTGACATTCGATGGTGTTGATGTAATGGGAGAGAGATTAGCTGAAGAG gttATATCAGTTATAAAACGTCACCCAGGAGTTCAGAAGATTTCATTTATAGGACATTCGTTGGGTGGCTTGGTTGCAAGGTATGCTATTGCTAAGCTTTATGAACGAGATATCATGAGGGATTTTTCACAGGGAAATGGAGAGCGTAGGACTAATGGATCTGGAGATCTATGCGTGGACGAGAAATTCCAAGGAAAGATTGCCGGATTGGAGCCAGTGAATTTTATCACCTCCGCAACCCCACACCTTGGTTCAAGAGGGCATAAACAG GTCCCTGTGTTTTGTGGCTTATACACTCTGGAAAAAGTAGCATCTCGCACATCTTGGTTTCTTGGTCGAACCGGAAAACATCTATTTTTAACTGACGATGATAATGGAAAACCTCCCCTTCTTCTTCGGATGGCTAATGATTGTGAAGATCTTAAATTTAT GTCTGCTTTGCAGTCCTTCAAGCGTCGTGTCGCCTATGCAAATGTGCAATTTGACC ACCTTGTGGGATGGAGTACTTCATCTCTACGGCGTCGAGATGAGCTCCCAAAG CGTCGAGATCTTTCTAGAAATGAGAAATTCCCCCACATTGTAAGTGTGAAGACAGCAGAAACTTCCAGTACTCAACAGGAAGGACCCTTGGAGGCTAAAGTCAATGGACACAAGAATATCGACTTTGAAG GTGCTATTTATTCTAGTGGGGACAAGATGAACATATTTGCTGCTCCTAgaaaaattattcatattctGCATAGTAGCAGCAACGGGAGATGGACGTAG
- the LOC132190338 gene encoding RNA polymerase sigma factor sigC isoform X3: MGLGFRLNLKWRFPTQSHSLTNSPFRISSSSYVRGKEASFNLTRQSFVSVISDESEASYKDPLKAYMCSPAASKFSENDFSEMEDKKVVADLERIRRTLEEETGRVASLSCWAEAAGLDEKVLQQHLHYGWYCRDELIRSTRPLVLYLARNYRGQGIALEDLFQAGNLGILQGAERFDHTRGYRFSTYVQYWIRKSMSRMVAQHARGIQIPCTLSSTINKIQKARKALYRSHRKYPDDDEIAKHTGLSLAKIRSASKCFRVVGSIDQKMGEYMQYREVTPDMSIRSPEESVMRQHMRKDIHNLLKSLDSRERQVLFLRYGLEDYQPKSLADTGKLLQVTKEWIRKVEKKALTKLRDEDIRRDLSHFLDI, encoded by the exons ATGGGTCTCGGTTTCAGGCTAAATCTCAAGTGGCGTTTTCCGACTCAGTCCCATTCTCTCACCAATTCACCCTTCaggatttcttcttcttcttatg TTAGAGGCAAGGAGGCTTCTTTCAACTTGACAAGGCAGTCTTTCGTGTCTGTTATTTCTGATGAGAGTGAGGCTTCTTACAAAGATCCTCTGAAAGCATACATGTGTTCACCTGCTGCTTCAAAATTCTCGGAGAATGATTTTTCAGAAATGGAAGACAAGAAG GTGGTTGCGGACTTGGAGAGAATCAGAAGAACTTTGGAAGAGGAAACTGGGCGGGTAGCCAGCTTGAGTTGCTGGGCAGAAGCAGCTGGACTTGATGAAAAGGTGTTGCAGCAGCATTTGCATTATGGTTGGTATTGCAGGGATGAGCTTATACGGAGTACTCGCCCCTTAGTTCTATACCTTGCAAGAAACTACAGAGGTCAAGGAATAGCTTTGGAAGACTTATTTCAG GCCGGAAATCTGGGAATCCTCCAAGGTGCTGAAAGGTTTGACCATACCAGGGGTTACCGATTTTCAACCTATGTCCAGTACTGGATAAGGAAATCAATGTCAAGAATGGTAGCACAGCATGCTAGGGGAATCCAAATTCCT TGCACATTAAGCAGCACAATAAATAAGATACAGAAAGCTCGAAAAGCTCTTTACAGAAGCCACAGGAAATACCCAGATGATGATGAAATTGCAAAGCACACTGGTCTTTCTTTGGCTAAAATCAGATCGGCTAGTAAATGCTTCAGAGTTGTGGGTTCAATTGACCAGAAAATGGGAGAGTACATGCAATATAGG GAAGTTACTCCTGATATGTCAATAAGGAGCCCTGAAGAAAGTGTGATGAGGCAACACATGAGAAAAGACATCCACAATCTTTTGAAAAGCTTGGATTCAAGAGAGAGACAAGTGTTGTTCCTGAGGTATGGACTTGAGGACTACCAGCCCAAATCACTTGCGGATACGGGAAAGCTTCTCCAAGTCACCAAGGAGTGGATACGGAAGGTTGAGAAGAAAGCTCTGACAAAGCTTAGGGATGAAGATATCCGCAGAGATTTAAGCCATTTTTTGGATATCTAG